The Moritella sp. F3 sequence GTGGTAGCTCACAAGCCGCCCCATCAGCACGCCGTTTATTTGATGTCTACTTTGACAATAAAAAGGAAAATTAATGCCAGATCGTCGTCATAATCAAAGTATTTGGTATAAATTACATATCGATTTCCCCTTATTATTTGGTTTACTCAGCCTCATGGGCGTGAGCCTCGTCGTGCTTTACAGCGCTGGCGGCGCCGATATTGCATTAATGGAAAGACAAGTTGTAAGGATGTTACTAGCACTTGCAGTCATGTTCGCATTGGCACAAATATCGCCGTCCACCTATCGGCGCTGGGCATTCCCGATATTTATCCTTGGTACCCTGCTATTAATCGCGGTATTACTATTTGGCCATGTGGGAAAAGGGGCACAGCGCTGGATTGATCTTGGGTTTACTAAATTCCAACCTTCCGAAGTAATGAAAGTGGTCATGCCATTGGCCGTCGCGCGCTACATGAGTAACCAAGCTATACCGCCGAGTTTTAGAACCATCATTACTGCGTTAATAATGGTGCTTATTCCAACCTTGTTAATTGCTAAGCAACCCGATCTTGGTACCTCACTATTAGTGGCAACATCAGGTCTATTTGTGATCTTCTTGGCCGGTATGTCATGGCGCCTAGTGATGATTGCTTTTGGATTAGTATCTGGGTTTGCACCTATATTATGGTTCTTTTTAATGCGCCCCTACCAAAAACAACGGGTATTAACCTTCCTCAACCCAGAAACAGACCCGCTTGGCTCTGGTTATCATATTATTCAATCTAAAATTGCCATCGGTTCTGGTGGTTTCTGGGGCAAAGGTTGGTTATCCGGTACCCAGTCACAACTCGATTTTTTACCCGAACGTCATACCGATTTTATTTTTGCCGTATTCAGTGAAGAATTTGGTTTATTTGGTGTCATTTTATTACTGTCATTATATCTATTTGTCATCTGCCGCGGTTTGTTTATCGCACTACAAGGACAACGCGTCTTTGAACGTCTGATTGCCGGCAGTATTACCCTGACATTCTTCATTTATTTGTTCGTAAATATTGGTATGGTCAGTGGATTATTGCCTGTAGTGGGCGTCCCACTACCTTTAATTAGCTATGGTGGCACTTCGATGGTGACATTGATGGCAGGATTTGGCATTCTAATGTCTGTAAGAACACATCGTCGCTTAAGTTGAGGAATCCAGATGCTAAGTAAAAAAGTATTATTTCTGCTAGGTTTAGCAGCGTTTCAAGCTAATAGTGCTGAGTTGAGCACTGAACACAAGACTTGGGTTGAAGAGTTAAGTACTAAATATGATATATCAGAACAAGTACTTACCGATGCTATCGGCCAAGCAAAATTTGATGAAAATGTATTAACTAAGATCCAAACCCCATGGGAAAAGAAGCCTTGGTATAAATACGCGCCAATCTTTATTACCGACAGCCGCATTAACCAAGGCGTCAAATATTGGCAAGAACACGAAGAGACTTTCGCGAAGGCCGAAAAAGAATACGGTGTACCAGCACAAATGATCGTTGCGATCATGGGTGTTGAAACTTATTACGGTAAATACAAAGGTAATCTTTCAGTATTAGATTCCTTGTATACACTCGGATTTAATTACCCGTCTCGTGGTAAGTTTTTCCGCCAAGAGTTCGCAGAGTATATTAAATTAAGTGAACAACAAGGCTGGGAACTAACGGAAACAAAAGGTTCGTATGCGGGTGCGATGGGCTTAGGTCAATTTATCTCATCAAGCTACAGTCATTACGGCGTTGATTTCTCTGGTGACGGCAAAGTGGATATGATCAACGATCCTGTCGATGCAATTGGTAGTATTGCTAACTACTTTAGCGAGCATAAATGGCAAACCGGTGGCTCAGTTGCTTATCCTGTGACAGCAGACAGTGAAAAAGTCAAAAGCCTGCTTAGTTCATCATTGAGAATCAAAAACACATGGTCAGACCTAACAGCTGCCGGTGTCACATTGAAAGAATCAGATGATCGTGTACCAGCCATTAGCATCGAAGACTCGAGCCCAGTAAAACTACTTAAGCTAGAGCAAGCTGATAGTGATGAATATTGGGTTTATCTCGATAACTTCTACACGATCACCCGCTATAACCATAGCCCATTGTACGCGATGGCTGTATTCCAATTAAGCGAACGAATTAAACAAGCTAAACATGCGCAATAAACAACGATTAACCTTACTTTGTATCTGCGGCCTATTGGCCGCCTGTTCTTCTTCGCGTTATCAATATAGTGACGATCACGCGCCAGAGAACATTCCTCAGCTTGATGATATTGCTGATGCAGTACCGACACCACAAACCTACAGCCGCTATGCTAATCGCGACTATCAGGTACGCGGTATCGACTATGAAGTATGGCGAGACATCAAAACACTCACCCAAGAAGGTAAAGCCTCTTGGTACGGTAATAAGTTTCATGGTCATGACACCTCTAACGGTGAAGTCTATGATATGTTTTCGATGTCAGCAGCACACAAGAATTTACCCTTACCGAGCTTTGTTAAAGTCACTAACCTTGGTAATGATAAAACAGTGGTTGTACGCGTAAATGATCGGGGACCGTTCCACCCTGATCGTATTATCGATCTCTCTTATGCGGCGGCTTATAAACTCGATATGTTACAATCAGGTACCGCGAATGTACGTGTTGAATTAATCATTCCAACTGCTGATAATAGCAGTTTATTTACCCCCACACCGCAGTGGTTCATTCAGGTTTTAGCATCCAGTAATGAAGCTAAAGCTCAAGAAATTGCCGACAGTTTAGGGGCGAAATACAGTACCGAAAATCGTTTAATTGTCAGCGGAAAGTTCCACCGTGTACAACTTGGACCGTTCGCAGAGTCAGAGCAAGCACAGGGCTTACTTGCGAAAGTAAAACAAAAATATACAAATGCTTATATTTTAAAGGAACTTTCCAGCAAAACTGTATCTAATAAATAAACTTTAAATAGTAAGACAACCATTCAGCTAGTTGATAGACTAGCTGCTATTATCGAATAAACTTGATTAAAAACCATTTAATCAAGTTTATTTATCTAAGTTATTAATAACTCAATCACAACTTTAATTATAGCGAAGTGAAACGTGGCCAATCAATTTAAAAAACTTATCCTAACGAGCCTAGTAATGGCGAGT is a genomic window containing:
- a CDS encoding septal ring lytic transglycosylase RlpA family protein gives rise to the protein MRNKQRLTLLCICGLLAACSSSRYQYSDDHAPENIPQLDDIADAVPTPQTYSRYANRDYQVRGIDYEVWRDIKTLTQEGKASWYGNKFHGHDTSNGEVYDMFSMSAAHKNLPLPSFVKVTNLGNDKTVVVRVNDRGPFHPDRIIDLSYAAAYKLDMLQSGTANVRVELIIPTADNSSLFTPTPQWFIQVLASSNEAKAQEIADSLGAKYSTENRLIVSGKFHRVQLGPFAESEQAQGLLAKVKQKYTNAYILKELSSKTVSNK
- the rodA gene encoding rod shape-determining protein RodA produces the protein MPDRRHNQSIWYKLHIDFPLLFGLLSLMGVSLVVLYSAGGADIALMERQVVRMLLALAVMFALAQISPSTYRRWAFPIFILGTLLLIAVLLFGHVGKGAQRWIDLGFTKFQPSEVMKVVMPLAVARYMSNQAIPPSFRTIITALIMVLIPTLLIAKQPDLGTSLLVATSGLFVIFLAGMSWRLVMIAFGLVSGFAPILWFFLMRPYQKQRVLTFLNPETDPLGSGYHIIQSKIAIGSGGFWGKGWLSGTQSQLDFLPERHTDFIFAVFSEEFGLFGVILLLSLYLFVICRGLFIALQGQRVFERLIAGSITLTFFIYLFVNIGMVSGLLPVVGVPLPLISYGGTSMVTLMAGFGILMSVRTHRRLS
- the mltB gene encoding lytic murein transglycosylase B, translating into MLSKKVLFLLGLAAFQANSAELSTEHKTWVEELSTKYDISEQVLTDAIGQAKFDENVLTKIQTPWEKKPWYKYAPIFITDSRINQGVKYWQEHEETFAKAEKEYGVPAQMIVAIMGVETYYGKYKGNLSVLDSLYTLGFNYPSRGKFFRQEFAEYIKLSEQQGWELTETKGSYAGAMGLGQFISSSYSHYGVDFSGDGKVDMINDPVDAIGSIANYFSEHKWQTGGSVAYPVTADSEKVKSLLSSSLRIKNTWSDLTAAGVTLKESDDRVPAISIEDSSPVKLLKLEQADSDEYWVYLDNFYTITRYNHSPLYAMAVFQLSERIKQAKHAQ